The genomic interval TACGAGATCAAGGCGAGAGCCTCCATGAGCGATATCATGGAGCTGTTGAAATCGGGCAAGTCCATTCTCTATTCGGTCTCCTTCCCTGAAGGATTGACGGTTCGTCAGATGTTCGACCGCCTGCTGCAGGATCCGGTGCTGGAGGGCGACCTTCCGGCCGCGCTGCCGGCCGAAGGCAGCCTGCGCCCGGATACCTACAAGTTCTCGCGCGGCACCAAGCGCGCGGAAATCATCGAACAGATGGCGGCTGCGCAGCAGAAGCTCGTCGATCAGATATGGGACAAGCGTGACTCGACGCTGCCGCTGCGCTCCAAAGAGGAATTCGTGACGCTCGCTTCGATCGTCGAGAAGGAAACCGGCGTTCCCGACGAGCGGGCTCATGTCGCTTCCGTTTTCCTCAACCGGCTCGGCAAAGGCATGCGCCTGCAGTCCGATCCGACGATCATCTACGGGCTCTTCGGTGGCGAGGGAAAGCCGGCCGACCGTCCGATCTACCAGTCGGACCTGAAGCGCGACACGCCATACAATACCTATGTTATCAAGGGCCTGCCGCCGACGCCGATCGCCAATCCCGGCAAGGATGCGCTGGAAGCCGTCGCCAACCCTTGGAAAACCCAGGATCTCTATTTCGTCGCGGACGGCACTGGCGGCCACGTTTTTGCGGCGACGCTCGAGGAGCACAATGCCAACGTCAAACGCTGGCGCAAACTTGAGGCCGACAAGGGGTCGGACCCGAACATCGTCGTCGACGGCCAGCCGGAAGAGCAGCCGGGCGAAAACGGCGCGTCCGTCGTGCCGCCGAAGAAAAAGAAGATCAACTGACAGGTTTCGGGGAGGCTCGCATGGCTCTGCAGTCCATGACCGGTTTTGCGCGGCGCGAAGGAACGAGCGGCCGTTGGCGCTGGGCATGGGAGCTACGCTCGGTCAACGGTAAAGGTTTCGACCTGCGCCTGCGCCTGCCGCCCGGCCTCGAACGCATGGAGGCGGAGGTTCGCCGCCTTGCCGGCGAAAGCTTCAGCCGCGGCAACCTGCAGGCATCGCTATCGGTCACCGCCGATGAGAACCGTTTCGAGGCGGTGCTGAACAGGCAAGCGCTGGCTGCGGTGCTTGCCATGCGCGAGCAGCTGGTGGACATGATCGACCCGGCGCCGTTGAAGCTCGATACGCTGCTTCAGGTGCGCGGTATCGTCGAGTTCCGTGAAGGCGAGGATAGCGAGGAGGCGCTTGCCGCCCGTGATGCCGATATTGCCGCCGGCCTCTCGGCCGCGCTTGCCGATCTTCGGGCGATGCGGGAACAGGAAGGCGCGGCGCTCTCCCGCATTCTTCTCGATCACGTCGCGACGATCGAGGGCCTGACGCGGACGATCGAGGGGGACCCTTCGCGATCACTGCCGGAAATCGCCTCCCGGCTTGCGGCACAGGTCGCCCTGTTGATGGACGGCATGGCCGCGCTCGATCGCGACAGGCTGCACGCCGAGGCAGCACTGCTGGCGACCAAGGCGGACCTGCGCGAAGAAATCGACCGCCTGAAGGCGCATATCGCCGCCGCGCGCGATCTCCTGGTAAAAGGTGGACCTGCCGGGCGTCGGCTGGACTTCCTTGCACAGGAATTTAACCGCGAATCGAATACCATCTGCTCGAAGTCGAACGCCTCGGCGGTCACTGCCGCCGGCATCGAGCTGAAAGTCGTGATCGACCAGTTCCGCGAGCAGGTCCAGAATTTGGAGTAGGACATGAAACCGGCGAAATCCTCGCCCGTGCAGATCGCCCGCCGCGGTCTGATGCTTGTCATCTCGTCGCCGTCGGGCGCCGGCAAGTCCACCATTGCGCGCACGCTTCTGGAGACCGACAAGCATATCGGCCTCTCCGTCAGCGTCACCACGCGCCAGCGCCGCCCGAGCGAGGTGGAAGGCGTGCATTACCACTTCAAGAGTGTGCGCGAATTCGAGCGGCTACGCGATAGCGACGCGCTGCTCGAATGGGCCGAGGTGCATGGCAATTTCTACGGCACGCCGCGCGAGCCGGTGGAGCAGGCCATGGCCGAAGGCCGCGACATGCTCTTCGATATCGATTGGCAGGGCGCCCAGCAGCTGCAGGAGAAGATGTCGGCTGACGTCGTCTCGATCTTCGTGCTGCCGCCGACCATGACGGAGCTCCAGTCGCGGCTGCACCGTCGGGCCGAGGATTCCGAGGAGGTCATTCAGACGCGCCTGGCCAACAGCCGCGCCGAGATCGCCCACTGGCGCGAATATGATTATGTCATCGTCAATGACGATCTCAACACCGCCTTCGACGCCGTCCA from Rhizobium lentis carries:
- the gmk gene encoding guanylate kinase, which codes for MKPAKSSPVQIARRGLMLVISSPSGAGKSTIARTLLETDKHIGLSVSVTTRQRRPSEVEGVHYHFKSVREFERLRDSDALLEWAEVHGNFYGTPREPVEQAMAEGRDMLFDIDWQGAQQLQEKMSADVVSIFVLPPTMTELQSRLHRRAEDSEEVIQTRLANSRAEIAHWREYDYVIVNDDLNTAFDAVQSIVKAERLRRDRRHGMFDFVRELLEETPSL
- the mltG gene encoding endolytic transglycosylase MltG gives rise to the protein MSDTTNQSNDTQAQKGPIIPKSPNEALRPERVPEPPKRSKNARSQIVLFLNFIMTMAVLVCVVAVIAFYYATSTYQGPGPLQTNTNFIVRNGAGLAEIASNLERNSIISDARIFRYLTATHLSAGESLKAGEYEIKARASMSDIMELLKSGKSILYSVSFPEGLTVRQMFDRLLQDPVLEGDLPAALPAEGSLRPDTYKFSRGTKRAEIIEQMAAAQQKLVDQIWDKRDSTLPLRSKEEFVTLASIVEKETGVPDERAHVASVFLNRLGKGMRLQSDPTIIYGLFGGEGKPADRPIYQSDLKRDTPYNTYVIKGLPPTPIANPGKDALEAVANPWKTQDLYFVADGTGGHVFAATLEEHNANVKRWRKLEADKGSDPNIVVDGQPEEQPGENGASVVPPKKKKIN
- a CDS encoding YicC/YloC family endoribonuclease, which translates into the protein MALQSMTGFARREGTSGRWRWAWELRSVNGKGFDLRLRLPPGLERMEAEVRRLAGESFSRGNLQASLSVTADENRFEAVLNRQALAAVLAMREQLVDMIDPAPLKLDTLLQVRGIVEFREGEDSEEALAARDADIAAGLSAALADLRAMREQEGAALSRILLDHVATIEGLTRTIEGDPSRSLPEIASRLAAQVALLMDGMAALDRDRLHAEAALLATKADLREEIDRLKAHIAAARDLLVKGGPAGRRLDFLAQEFNRESNTICSKSNASAVTAAGIELKVVIDQFREQVQNLE